In Micromonospora purpureochromogenes, a single window of DNA contains:
- a CDS encoding DUF2267 domain-containing protein — protein MNYDTFVDQVARRTRTGSERAVRLTHATLETLAERLTGGEVLDLASQLPAPLQLVIKPSPSIEAAQRFGAAEFVARVAHRAEIDETAAREAVRAVFTTLREALSGGEFDDVVTQLPRDYRQMVEPALTPGASVLRRA, from the coding sequence ATGAACTACGACACCTTCGTCGACCAGGTCGCCCGGCGGACCCGGACCGGGTCCGAGCGGGCCGTGCGGCTGACCCACGCGACGCTGGAGACCCTCGCCGAGCGGCTGACCGGCGGGGAGGTGCTCGACCTGGCCAGCCAGTTGCCCGCGCCGTTGCAGCTGGTCATCAAGCCCAGCCCGAGCATCGAGGCGGCCCAGCGGTTCGGCGCCGCCGAGTTCGTCGCCCGGGTCGCGCACCGGGCCGAGATCGACGAGACCGCCGCCCGGGAGGCCGTCCGGGCGGTCTTCACCACCCTGCGGGAGGCGCTCAGCGGCGGCGAGTTCGACGACGTGGTGACCCAGCTGCCGCGCGACTACCGGCAGATGGTGGAGCCGGCGCTCACCCCCGGCGCGAGCGTGCTGCGCCGCGCCTGA
- a CDS encoding alpha/beta hydrolase family protein — MRFTSEQRLDDGVLEREFTLGEIPGILWTPGSASAPAPLILLGHPGGLHKMYPRLVARARHSAAEGFAAATIELPWSGDRPRSAAAEEARADLRRALEAGEPVDDEIVDRLVLPLVEKAVPEWRAALDALLSLPEIGGPVGYAGGVIAIGIRLAVVEPRISAALLFAGSFVPRTLFEEARQVTIPLQVLLQWDDEGNDRQMALDLFDAFGTKEKTLHANMGGHTGVPQFEGDDGNRFFARHLK, encoded by the coding sequence ATGCGATTCACTTCCGAACAGCGCCTCGACGACGGCGTCCTCGAACGCGAATTCACCCTCGGCGAGATCCCCGGCATCCTGTGGACGCCCGGATCCGCATCCGCACCGGCCCCGCTGATCCTGCTCGGCCACCCCGGCGGACTGCACAAGATGTACCCCCGACTGGTTGCCCGGGCCCGGCACTCCGCGGCGGAGGGCTTCGCCGCGGCCACCATCGAGCTCCCCTGGAGCGGTGACCGGCCCCGTTCCGCCGCCGCCGAGGAGGCCCGCGCCGACCTGCGCCGGGCGCTGGAGGCCGGCGAGCCGGTCGACGACGAGATCGTCGACCGGCTCGTCCTCCCGCTGGTCGAAAAGGCGGTCCCGGAATGGCGGGCCGCCCTGGACGCCCTCCTTTCGCTGCCCGAGATCGGCGGCCCGGTCGGGTACGCGGGAGGGGTGATCGCCATCGGCATCCGGCTGGCGGTGGTCGAGCCGCGCATCTCGGCCGCTCTTCTGTTCGCCGGGAGTTTCGTGCCCCGCACCCTGTTCGAGGAGGCCCGGCAGGTCACCATTCCGTTGCAGGTCCTGTTGCAGTGGGACGACGAAGGAAACGACCGGCAGATGGCCCTGGATCTGTTCGACGCCTTCGGCACCAAGGAGAAGACGCTGCACGCCAATATGGGCGGGCACACCGGCGTCCCGCAGTTCGAGGGGGACGACGGGAACCGGTTCTTCGCCCGGCACCTGAAGTGA
- a CDS encoding pirin family protein — translation MDRTESLPAQTRPPGVAPVDPGSVLLPGHDVPLGRYTTVRRLLPQRQRRLVGAWCFVDHFGPDDVAERPGMEVPPHPHTGLQTVTWLLEGEIVHRDSLGSVQPIRPGQLNVMTSGHGIAHSERSPATHPPVMHGVQLWVALPDPARAGAADFAHHAELPRWRDGELDLTLLVGELRGERSPAVVHTPLIGVEIEARDAATATLPLRPDFEYGLLAMSGAAQVDGLDLAPGALLYLGAGRDRLDLRAAAGSRLMLLGGEPFDEPLVMWWNFVGRSHEEVAVAREDWMAGRRFGVVADDAAPPLPAPEMPTTRLKARDRRGDVRG, via the coding sequence GTGGACCGTACCGAATCGTTGCCGGCACAGACCCGACCGCCCGGCGTGGCCCCGGTCGATCCGGGCAGCGTGCTGCTGCCCGGCCACGACGTGCCGCTGGGGCGGTACACGACCGTGCGGCGGCTGCTGCCGCAGCGCCAGCGCCGGCTGGTCGGCGCGTGGTGCTTCGTCGACCACTTCGGCCCGGACGACGTCGCCGAGCGGCCCGGGATGGAGGTGCCGCCGCACCCGCACACCGGCCTGCAGACGGTCACCTGGCTGCTGGAGGGCGAGATCGTGCACCGGGACAGCCTCGGCAGCGTCCAGCCGATCCGTCCCGGCCAGCTCAACGTGATGACCTCGGGGCACGGCATCGCCCACTCCGAGCGGTCGCCCGCCACGCACCCGCCGGTGATGCACGGCGTGCAGCTGTGGGTGGCGCTGCCGGACCCGGCGCGGGCCGGCGCCGCCGACTTCGCCCACCACGCCGAGCTGCCCCGCTGGCGCGACGGCGAGCTCGACCTCACCCTGCTCGTCGGCGAGCTGCGCGGCGAACGTTCGCCGGCCGTGGTGCACACCCCGCTGATCGGCGTCGAGATCGAGGCCCGCGACGCGGCGACGGCGACGCTGCCACTGCGACCCGATTTCGAGTACGGACTGTTGGCGATGTCCGGCGCGGCGCAGGTCGACGGCCTGGACCTCGCTCCCGGCGCGCTGCTCTATCTGGGTGCCGGCCGGGACCGGCTGGACCTGCGGGCCGCCGCGGGTAGCCGGCTGATGCTGCTCGGCGGTGAGCCCTTCGACGAGCCCCTGGTCATGTGGTGGAACTTTGTCGGCCGGTCGCACGAGGAGGTGGCCGTCGCCCGGGAGGACTGGATGGCCGGCCGGCGGTTCGGGGTCGTCGCCGACGACGCCGCCCCGCCGCTGCCCGCCCCCGAGATGCCGACCACCCGCCTCAAGGCGCGCGACCGGCGCGGCGACGTACGGGGCTGA
- a CDS encoding ferredoxin reductase — protein sequence MSAPLTWRVARLVERRVETPSAHTLVLEAPGWPAHVAGQHVDIRLTAEDGYQAARSYSLAAPADGDRIALTVQRVDDGEVSPYLLDTYAEGDPIEVRGPLGGYFVWRPDETAPVLLVGGGSGVVPLMAMVRARRAAGSRTPFRLIYSVRTPADVIYADELRTRARDDQGLDVAYVYTREAPDGWRGAPHRIGLVDVNTHGWPPDLEPLCYVCGPTGFVETVADLLVGLGHQSRRVRTERFGPTA from the coding sequence TTGAGCGCGCCGCTGACCTGGCGGGTGGCCCGCCTGGTGGAGCGCCGGGTCGAGACGCCGTCCGCGCACACCCTGGTACTTGAGGCGCCGGGCTGGCCCGCGCACGTGGCCGGGCAGCACGTCGACATCCGGCTGACCGCCGAGGACGGCTACCAGGCGGCCCGGTCGTACTCGCTGGCGGCGCCGGCCGACGGCGACCGGATCGCGCTGACCGTGCAGCGGGTGGACGACGGCGAGGTGTCGCCGTATCTGCTCGACACCTACGCAGAGGGCGACCCGATCGAGGTGCGCGGCCCGCTCGGCGGCTACTTCGTCTGGCGCCCCGACGAGACCGCGCCGGTGCTGCTGGTCGGCGGGGGCTCCGGGGTGGTGCCGCTGATGGCCATGGTCCGGGCCCGGCGCGCCGCCGGCAGCCGGACGCCGTTCCGGCTGATCTACTCCGTCCGCACCCCGGCCGACGTCATCTACGCCGACGAGCTGCGCACCCGGGCCCGCGACGACCAGGGCCTGGACGTGGCGTACGTCTACACCCGGGAGGCGCCCGACGGGTGGCGGGGCGCGCCGCACCGGATCGGCCTGGTCGACGTGAACACCCACGGTTGGCCGCCCGACCTCGAACCGCTCTGCTACGTCTGCGGGCCCACCGGCTTCGTGGAGACCGT
- a CDS encoding sulfite oxidase-like oxidoreductase produces the protein MTPGFQGRRRSSGPALPPGQYLTEDFPVLSAGPTPRVPLDTWEFVLTTETGAEFRWTWDEMAGLPQDTPTVDIHCVTHWSKLGTSWQGVSLDTLLDGVDTTARYALAHSYGGYTTNLPLDDLRGGRAWVVHTYEGGPLPAEHGGPARLLVPHLYLWKSAKWVRGIRLLVDDQPGFWETAGYHDYGDPWREQRYAGD, from the coding sequence GTGACACCGGGCTTTCAGGGCCGGCGCCGCTCGAGCGGGCCGGCCCTGCCGCCCGGGCAGTACCTGACGGAGGACTTCCCGGTGCTGTCGGCGGGCCCGACGCCGCGGGTGCCGTTGGACACCTGGGAGTTCGTGCTCACCACCGAGACCGGCGCCGAGTTCCGCTGGACCTGGGACGAGATGGCCGGGCTGCCGCAGGACACGCCGACCGTCGACATCCACTGCGTCACCCACTGGTCCAAGCTCGGCACCAGCTGGCAGGGCGTCTCGCTGGACACCCTGCTCGACGGCGTCGACACCACCGCCCGGTACGCGCTGGCCCACTCCTACGGCGGCTACACCACCAACCTGCCCCTGGACGACCTGCGCGGCGGGCGGGCCTGGGTGGTGCACACGTACGAGGGCGGGCCGCTGCCGGCCGAGCACGGCGGCCCGGCCCGGCTGCTCGTGCCGCACCTGTATCTCTGGAAGTCGGCGAAGTGGGTGCGCGGCATCCGCCTGCTGGTCGACGACCAACCCGGCTTCTGGGAGACCGCCGGGTACCACGACTACGGCGACCCGTGGCGCGAGCAGCGCTACGCCGGCGATTGA
- a CDS encoding DUF2795 domain-containing protein, protein MASYTDVLQYLSSLDYPAEKDDVVREAEREGAPPEVLKALRALPPVDYANGNEVARSAAIDAAPELSPSQRAAQAREPHTRVSQHLRRI, encoded by the coding sequence ATGGCGAGTTACACCGACGTCCTGCAGTACCTGTCCAGCCTGGACTACCCGGCGGAGAAGGACGACGTGGTGCGCGAGGCGGAACGGGAGGGCGCCCCGCCCGAGGTGCTCAAGGCGTTGCGCGCGCTGCCGCCGGTGGACTACGCCAACGGCAACGAGGTGGCCCGTTCCGCCGCCATCGACGCCGCACCGGAGCTGAGCCCGTCGCAGCGGGCCGCACAGGCCCGGGAGCCACACACGCGCGTCTCGCAGCACCTGCGCCGGATCTGA
- a CDS encoding MOSC domain-containing protein, with the protein MTGGLGQLWRYPVKSMLGELLTAATVDERGVAGDRRLALVDRATGRVASAKQPRLWRGLLTVRAAGGTPDPVRLTLPDGTVLSTADERAAGVLSGLLGRAVRLTAAVPEDAVLERADPDAVLSAGVTAVTPTTQSRLGGAAPPGSLVDFAPVHLVATATLAALGPVDPVRYRPNLVVDAGPAFVENGWVGRELRVGAELVLRVVAPTPRCAVPTLAHGPLPPDPDALRAAARLNRVVPLPALGSQPCVGAYAVVVRAGRVEVGDPVEVV; encoded by the coding sequence GTGACCGGCGGCCTCGGGCAGCTCTGGCGCTACCCGGTGAAGTCGATGCTCGGTGAGCTACTGACCGCCGCGACGGTCGACGAGCGGGGCGTGGCCGGGGACCGCCGGCTCGCCCTCGTGGACCGGGCCACCGGGCGGGTGGCCAGCGCCAAGCAGCCACGGCTGTGGCGGGGCCTGCTCACCGTCCGCGCGGCCGGCGGCACCCCCGATCCGGTACGCCTCACCCTCCCCGACGGCACGGTGCTGAGCACGGCGGACGAGCGAGCGGCCGGCGTCCTCTCCGGGCTGCTCGGCCGGGCGGTACGGCTGACCGCGGCGGTGCCGGAGGACGCCGTGCTGGAACGGGCCGACCCGGACGCGGTGCTGTCGGCCGGGGTGACGGCGGTGACGCCGACGACGCAGAGCCGGCTGGGTGGGGCGGCGCCACCGGGCAGCCTGGTCGACTTCGCGCCGGTGCACCTGGTCGCCACGGCCACCCTGGCCGCGCTCGGGCCGGTCGACCCGGTGCGGTACCGGCCGAACCTGGTCGTCGACGCGGGCCCGGCCTTCGTGGAGAACGGCTGGGTGGGTCGGGAGCTGCGCGTCGGCGCCGAGCTGGTGCTGCGGGTGGTGGCGCCCACCCCGCGCTGCGCCGTGCCCACCCTGGCGCACGGACCGCTGCCGCCCGACCCGGACGCGTTGCGGGCGGCCGCCCGACTCAACCGGGTGGTGCCGCTGCCGGCGCTCGGGTCGCAGCCGTGCGTCGGGGCGTATGCGGTGGTGGTGCGGGCGGGTCGGGTCGAGGTCGGCGACCCGGTCGAGGTGGTCTGA
- a CDS encoding TerC/Alx family metal homeostasis membrane protein, producing the protein MTGSSYLSAAELSSVGSPTLWAVTIVGVLVLLVLDFLVTRRPHEVSMREALGWSAFYIALPLAFGAWIWSRFGSQQGVEYLTGYLVEKSLSVDNLFVFMLLLAAFAVPAVLAQRVLLYGIAGALVLRAVFIALGAAALQTLDFAFLLFGLILIVTAIKLLRDALSGHEQEVDINKMRSVRLLRKVMPVVDDYHGTRMTIRQQGRRALTPFALVVVAVLATDIVFAVDSVPAVYGITEDPYLVFATNAFALLGLRALYFVLHAALSRLVHLSYGLAIILAFIGVKLGLHWAHGIWSGVPEIPTLASLGVIIGVLIVVTVTSLRATRDQVSGEPEVVPERR; encoded by the coding sequence ATGACCGGATCGTCGTACCTGTCCGCCGCCGAGTTGTCGTCGGTGGGCTCGCCCACCCTCTGGGCGGTCACCATCGTCGGCGTGCTGGTCCTGCTGGTGCTGGACTTCCTGGTCACCCGGCGCCCGCACGAGGTGTCCATGCGAGAGGCGCTGGGCTGGTCGGCGTTCTACATCGCGCTGCCGCTGGCGTTCGGCGCCTGGATCTGGTCGCGGTTCGGCTCCCAGCAGGGCGTGGAGTACCTCACCGGTTACCTGGTCGAGAAGTCGCTCTCGGTCGACAACCTCTTCGTCTTCATGCTGCTGCTGGCCGCCTTCGCCGTGCCAGCGGTGCTCGCCCAGCGGGTGCTGCTCTACGGCATCGCCGGCGCGCTGGTGCTGCGGGCGGTCTTCATCGCCCTCGGCGCCGCCGCCCTGCAGACCCTCGACTTCGCCTTCCTGCTCTTCGGCCTCATCCTGATCGTCACCGCGATCAAGCTGCTGCGCGACGCCCTCTCCGGGCACGAGCAGGAGGTCGACATCAACAAGATGCGGTCGGTCCGGCTGCTGCGCAAGGTGATGCCGGTGGTCGACGACTACCACGGCACCCGGATGACCATCCGCCAGCAGGGCCGCCGGGCGCTCACCCCGTTCGCCCTGGTCGTGGTCGCGGTGCTGGCCACCGACATCGTCTTCGCCGTCGACTCGGTGCCGGCCGTCTACGGCATCACCGAGGACCCGTACCTGGTCTTCGCCACCAACGCCTTCGCCCTGCTCGGCCTGCGCGCGCTCTACTTCGTCCTGCACGCCGCGCTGAGCCGGCTGGTGCACCTCAGCTACGGCCTGGCGATCATCCTCGCCTTCATCGGCGTCAAGCTCGGCCTGCACTGGGCGCACGGCATCTGGTCCGGCGTACCGGAGATCCCGACGCTGGCCTCCCTCGGCGTGATCATCGGCGTGCTGATCGTCGTCACCGTCACCAGCCTGCGCGCCACCCGCGACCAGGTCTCCGGCGAGCCGGAGGTCGTCCCCGAACGGCGCTGA
- a CDS encoding carbon-nitrogen hydrolase family protein yields MRTPLTLAVAQPHCVPYDVAANVAAHAALVRAADARVVLFPELSLTGYELDAAPLDPADPRLAPLVAACLATGTLALAGAPVADDAGAAYIGVLAVAGGGARVAYRKMFLGGAEAARFVAGREPAVVEVDGWRLGLAVCKDTGVVEHAARTVALGVDAYLAGVLEAPADASVPDTRARRVAAEHGVWVATASFAGPSGSHYPRTAGGSGVWRPDGAPVVRAGTAPGEVARATLH; encoded by the coding sequence GTGCGTACGCCGCTCACCCTCGCGGTGGCCCAGCCCCACTGCGTCCCGTACGACGTCGCCGCCAACGTGGCGGCGCACGCCGCGCTGGTCCGCGCCGCCGACGCCCGGGTGGTGCTCTTCCCGGAGCTTTCCCTGACCGGGTACGAGCTGGACGCTGCCCCGCTCGACCCGGCCGACCCCCGGCTGGCACCGCTGGTCGCGGCGTGCCTGGCGACGGGCACGCTGGCGCTGGCCGGGGCACCGGTCGCCGACGATGCCGGTGCGGCGTACATCGGGGTGCTGGCCGTGGCCGGGGGCGGCGCGCGGGTGGCGTACCGGAAGATGTTCCTGGGTGGGGCGGAGGCCGCGCGGTTCGTCGCGGGCCGGGAGCCGGCGGTGGTCGAGGTGGACGGCTGGCGGCTGGGCCTGGCCGTCTGCAAGGACACCGGGGTGGTGGAGCACGCGGCGCGGACCGTGGCGCTCGGCGTCGACGCGTACCTGGCCGGGGTGCTGGAGGCGCCCGCGGACGCGTCGGTGCCGGACACCCGGGCCCGCCGGGTCGCCGCCGAGCACGGCGTGTGGGTGGCCACCGCCAGCTTCGCCGGACCGTCCGGGAGCCACTACCCGCGCACGGCCGGCGGCTCCGGGGTGTGGCGGCCCGACGGTGCGCCGGTGGTCCGCGCCGGCACCGCGCCCGGCGAGGTCGCCCGCGCCACCCTCCACTGA
- a CDS encoding CaiB/BaiF CoA transferase family protein — translation MTDDARIAPVGPLTGVRVVELAGIGPGPFTAMMLADLGADVVRVDRTTPADLLSPPEDLLNRNRRSVAVDLKSDAGREVVLALVRGADALIEGYRPGVTERLGLGPRECLAVNPRLVYGRMTGWGQDGPYAHTAGHDIDYLALTGALHGIGRAGERPVPPMNLLGDFGGGGMMLALGVVAALYAVRAGAPGQVVDAAIVDGVSVLSTQVHALRQLGMWQDPRGVNLLDGGAPFYDTYECADGRHLAVGALEPRFYDELVRLTGFPLAGDEALDRHDPANWPALREAWARLFRTRTRDEWSELLAGSDACAAPVLDWREAPEHPHLRARGTFVEHAGVTQPAPAPRFSATPTSVRRPPPRPGEHTDELLAEVGFDAERIAALRAAGAVA, via the coding sequence ATGACCGACGACGCCCGCATCGCCCCGGTCGGCCCCCTCACCGGCGTACGCGTGGTCGAGCTGGCCGGCATCGGCCCCGGCCCGTTCACCGCGATGATGCTCGCCGACCTCGGCGCCGACGTGGTCCGGGTCGACCGCACCACCCCGGCCGACCTGCTCAGCCCCCCGGAGGACCTGCTCAACCGCAACCGCCGCTCGGTCGCGGTGGACCTGAAGTCCGACGCCGGGCGCGAGGTGGTGCTGGCCCTGGTGCGCGGCGCGGACGCCCTGATCGAGGGGTACCGGCCGGGGGTGACCGAACGCCTGGGCCTCGGCCCGCGGGAGTGCCTGGCGGTCAACCCCCGCCTGGTGTACGGCCGGATGACCGGCTGGGGCCAGGACGGCCCGTACGCGCACACCGCCGGCCACGACATCGACTACCTGGCGCTGACCGGGGCGTTGCACGGCATCGGCCGGGCCGGGGAGCGCCCGGTGCCGCCGATGAACCTGCTCGGCGACTTCGGTGGCGGCGGGATGATGCTGGCCCTCGGCGTCGTCGCCGCCCTCTACGCCGTCCGGGCCGGCGCCCCCGGCCAGGTGGTCGACGCCGCCATCGTGGACGGCGTGTCGGTGCTCAGCACCCAGGTCCACGCGCTGCGCCAGCTCGGCATGTGGCAGGACCCGCGCGGGGTCAACCTGCTCGACGGCGGCGCGCCGTTCTACGACACGTACGAGTGCGCCGACGGGCGGCACCTCGCCGTCGGGGCGCTGGAGCCCCGCTTCTACGACGAGCTGGTCCGGCTCACCGGCTTCCCGCTTGCCGGCGACGAGGCCCTCGACCGGCACGACCCGGCCAACTGGCCGGCGCTGCGCGAGGCGTGGGCGCGGCTGTTCCGCACCCGTACCCGCGACGAGTGGTCCGAGCTGCTGGCCGGCTCGGACGCCTGCGCGGCGCCGGTGCTGGACTGGCGCGAGGCGCCGGAGCACCCGCACCTGCGGGCGCGGGGCACGTTCGTGGAACACGCCGGGGTCACCCAGCCGGCACCGGCGCCCCGGTTCTCCGCGACCCCGACCTCCGTCCGCCGGCCCCCGCCCCGACCGGGTGAGCACACCGACGAGCTGCTGGCCGAGGTCGGCTTCGACGCCGAGCGGATCGCCGCCCTGCGGGCCGCCGGGGCGGTGGCCTGA
- a CDS encoding phosphotransferase yields MFAATPLASGRCADVYALGADRVIRRNRDGGDVRAEAELMTYLRGQGYPVPEVFRADGPDLEMTRLAGPTLAEALVTGATDIRSGARILATLHHRLHALRARLSPDPAARVLHLDLHPQNVMVTADGPVVIDWGSAREGRPELDLAMTALIVAEVATDPTSPVAAPAGDLLTAFLAETGPIRLLDSAASLRTRTGPLDPRRVAQAAARVRTAHG; encoded by the coding sequence GTGTTCGCCGCCACGCCGCTCGCCTCCGGCCGGTGCGCCGACGTGTACGCCCTCGGCGCGGACCGGGTGATCCGCCGCAATCGCGACGGTGGCGACGTCCGCGCGGAGGCGGAGCTGATGACGTACCTGCGCGGGCAGGGCTACCCGGTGCCGGAGGTGTTCCGGGCCGACGGACCCGACCTGGAGATGACCCGGCTGGCCGGGCCGACGCTGGCCGAGGCGCTCGTCACCGGCGCCACCGACATCCGGTCCGGCGCCCGGATCCTGGCCACCCTGCACCACCGGCTGCACGCCCTGCGCGCGCGGCTCTCTCCCGACCCGGCCGCCCGGGTCCTGCACCTGGATCTGCATCCGCAGAATGTCATGGTCACCGCCGACGGGCCGGTGGTCATCGACTGGGGCAGTGCCCGCGAGGGCCGGCCGGAGCTGGACCTGGCGATGACCGCGCTGATCGTCGCGGAGGTGGCCACCGACCCCACCTCGCCGGTCGCCGCGCCTGCCGGCGACCTGCTGACGGCGTTCCTGGCGGAGACCGGGCCGATCCGGCTGCTGGATTCGGCGGCCAGCCTGCGCACGCGGACCGGGCCGCTCGACCCGCGGCGGGTCGCGCAGGCCGCGGCCCGGGTACGGACGGCCCACGGGTGA
- a CDS encoding DUF1345 domain-containing protein produces MIRRMPHGHTPAALQLTVMGVVGLCAGGLFAALVSPTLSPLVGWDAAALCWLLLVWRTLWPLDAGRTAALAVYEDPNRAVRDVLLLIACLASLLAVALVLTSARTAHPGVHRDASGALAMASVLLSWCVVHTVYTARYARIYYTGPDGGVDFNQPGKPCYLDFAYLAFTIGATFQVSDTSLTSHEMRRTVLGHALLSYLFGAIIIAATVNLLAALAR; encoded by the coding sequence GTGATCCGTCGGATGCCGCACGGGCACACCCCGGCGGCCCTCCAGCTCACCGTGATGGGCGTGGTCGGGTTGTGCGCCGGCGGGCTGTTCGCCGCGCTGGTCTCCCCCACCCTGTCTCCGCTGGTCGGCTGGGACGCCGCGGCGTTGTGCTGGCTGCTGCTCGTCTGGCGGACGCTCTGGCCGCTGGACGCTGGGCGCACCGCGGCGCTGGCCGTGTACGAGGATCCCAACCGGGCCGTCCGGGACGTCCTGCTGCTGATCGCCTGCCTGGCCAGTCTGCTGGCGGTCGCGCTGGTGCTGACCAGCGCGCGGACCGCGCACCCGGGCGTGCACCGGGACGCCTCGGGCGCGCTGGCCATGGCGAGCGTGCTGCTGTCCTGGTGCGTGGTGCACACCGTCTACACCGCCCGGTACGCGCGGATCTACTACACCGGCCCGGACGGCGGGGTGGACTTCAACCAGCCCGGCAAGCCCTGCTACCTCGACTTCGCGTACCTGGCGTTCACCATCGGGGCCACGTTCCAGGTCTCCGACACCAGTCTGACCAGCCACGAGATGCGCCGGACGGTGCTGGGGCACGCGCTGCTGTCGTATCTGTTCGGCGCGATCATCATCGCCGCGACGGTGAACCTGCTGGCCGCGTTGGCCCGATGA
- a CDS encoding DedA family protein, translated as MIPGSLALHPRAVVSTSEPSNEGPVGYVTGLVERLGGPGAGLAVALENLFPPIPSEVILPLAGFAAAQGKMSLVGAILWTTLGSVVGAWVLYLIGAALGRDRMRAIAARLPLVKLSDVDRTEAWFLKHGVKAVFFGRMIPIFRSLISVPAGVERMPVRTFLLYTTLGSLIWNTIFVLAGYLLGENWHVVESYVGSFQKLVIAACVAAAAWFVGTRVRRARRARASAVASPDPFDPAPPAGPVQVGEVGGHPGTVYRASSWRRDA; from the coding sequence ATGATCCCTGGCTCCCTGGCGCTCCACCCCCGCGCGGTCGTGTCCACCTCCGAACCGTCCAATGAAGGGCCGGTCGGCTACGTCACCGGACTGGTGGAGCGGCTCGGCGGCCCGGGCGCCGGGCTGGCCGTGGCGCTGGAGAACCTCTTCCCGCCGATCCCGAGCGAGGTCATCCTTCCACTGGCCGGCTTCGCCGCCGCGCAGGGCAAAATGAGCCTCGTCGGGGCGATCCTGTGGACCACGCTCGGCTCGGTGGTCGGCGCGTGGGTGCTGTACCTGATCGGTGCCGCCCTGGGCCGCGACCGGATGCGCGCCATCGCGGCCCGGCTGCCGCTGGTCAAGCTCAGTGACGTCGACCGGACCGAGGCGTGGTTCCTCAAGCACGGCGTCAAGGCGGTGTTCTTCGGGCGGATGATCCCCATCTTCCGCAGCCTCATCTCCGTGCCGGCCGGGGTGGAACGGATGCCGGTCCGCACCTTCCTGCTGTACACCACGCTGGGCAGTCTGATCTGGAACACCATCTTCGTGCTGGCCGGCTACCTACTGGGCGAGAACTGGCACGTGGTCGAGTCGTACGTCGGGTCGTTCCAGAAGCTGGTCATCGCCGCCTGCGTGGCCGCCGCGGCCTGGTTCGTCGGCACCCGCGTACGCCGTGCCCGCCGGGCCCGCGCCTCCGCCGTCGCGTCCCCCGACCCGTTCGACCCGGCGCCGCCCGCCGGGCCGGTGCAGGTCGGTGAGGTGGGCGGTCACCCGGGCACCGTCTACCGCGCCTCCTCCTGGCGGCGCGACGCCTGA